From Candidatus Atelocyanobacterium thalassa isolate ALOHA, a single genomic window includes:
- the atpA gene encoding F0F1 ATP synthase subunit alpha, with amino-acid sequence MVSIRPDEISSIIRQQIESYDQSVQVSNVGTVLQVGDGTVRIHGLEQAMAGELLEFEDGTIGIALNLEEDNVGAVLMGTGLDIQEGSTVKATGKIAQVPVGEAMVGRVVDSLGRPIDGKGDIKASEYRLIESTAPGIIARKSVCEPLQTGITAIDAMIPIGRGQRELIIGDRKTGKTAIAIDTIINQKSEDVICVYVAIGQKASTVAQVIGVLEEKGAMDYTIVVAANANDPATLQYLAPYTGASLAEFFMYKGKHTLVIYDDLTKQAQAYRQLSLLLRRPPGREAYPGDVFYIHSRLLERAAKLSPELGEGSMTALPVIETQAGDVSAYIPTNVISITDGQIFLSSDLFNSGFRPAINAGISVSRVGSAAQTKAMKQVAGKLKLELAQFAELEAFSQFASDLDAATQSQLARGQRLRQILKQSENSPLAVWEQVSIAYAGLNGHIDEIPVEKALEFSIGLREYIASSKPKYVEIVKGEKKLTDEAEKLLKEAIAEYKQAFAA; translated from the coding sequence ATGGTTAGTATCAGACCTGACGAAATTAGTAGTATTATTCGCCAACAAATTGAATCTTATGATCAAAGTGTTCAAGTCTCCAATGTAGGAACTGTTCTTCAGGTTGGAGATGGGACTGTTCGGATACATGGCTTAGAGCAAGCTATGGCAGGAGAATTGTTGGAATTTGAAGACGGAACGATTGGGATTGCTCTTAACTTAGAAGAAGATAACGTTGGGGCCGTTTTAATGGGGACCGGCTTAGATATTCAGGAAGGTAGTACTGTTAAAGCTACTGGAAAAATTGCCCAAGTTCCTGTAGGGGAAGCTATGGTTGGTCGGGTGGTTGACTCTTTAGGTCGTCCAATTGACGGTAAAGGAGATATTAAGGCATCAGAATATAGATTAATTGAGTCTACTGCTCCTGGCATTATTGCTAGAAAATCAGTATGTGAGCCTTTACAAACTGGAATTACAGCTATTGATGCAATGATTCCTATTGGTAGAGGACAACGGGAATTAATCATTGGTGATCGTAAAACAGGAAAAACTGCTATTGCGATTGACACCATAATCAACCAAAAATCTGAAGATGTAATTTGTGTTTATGTTGCGATTGGACAAAAAGCTTCTACCGTAGCACAAGTCATTGGAGTTTTGGAAGAAAAAGGTGCAATGGACTACACTATAGTAGTTGCAGCCAATGCGAATGATCCTGCTACTCTACAATATCTCGCACCTTACACAGGAGCAAGTTTAGCAGAATTTTTCATGTATAAAGGAAAACATACCTTAGTTATTTATGATGATTTGACAAAACAAGCACAGGCTTATCGTCAATTATCTTTATTATTACGTCGTCCACCAGGAAGAGAAGCTTATCCTGGCGATGTTTTCTACATTCATTCTCGCCTGTTAGAAAGAGCAGCTAAACTTAGTCCAGAACTTGGTGAAGGTAGTATGACCGCTCTACCTGTAATTGAAACTCAGGCTGGAGATGTGTCAGCATATATTCCAACCAATGTAATTTCTATTACAGATGGACAAATATTTCTTTCCAGCGATTTATTCAACTCAGGCTTCCGTCCTGCTATTAACGCAGGTATCTCTGTTAGTAGAGTTGGATCCGCTGCTCAGACAAAAGCGATGAAGCAGGTTGCAGGTAAATTAAAGTTAGAGTTAGCTCAGTTTGCAGAACTAGAAGCTTTTTCTCAGTTTGCGTCTGATCTTGATGCAGCAACTCAATCTCAGCTTGCACGGGGTCAAAGATTACGCCAAATTTTAAAGCAATCTGAAAACTCTCCTCTTGCTGTTTGGGAACAAGTATCTATCGCCTATGCTGGTTTGAATGGTCATATTGATGAGATACCAGTAGAGAAAGCTCTGGAATTTTCTATTGGGTTAAGAGAATACATAGCTAGTAGCAAGCCTAAATACGTTGAAATTGTCAAAGGTGAGAAAAAACTTACCGATGAAGCAGAAAAATTGCTAAAAGAAGCAATTGCAGAATACAAACAAGCGTTTGCTGCTTAA
- the atpH gene encoding ATP synthase F1 subunit delta produces the protein MKGSLVNAEIAEPYAQAMMSIAESHKITRLVEQDCKTVLQILKDSSELRAFISSPVIKDEDKKSVLNKILGKNTHQYFRNFVMLLIEKRRIALLEATCQRYIDLARKLTNTVLAKVTVTTEISEEQRSAISDKIKGLTGAESVEMEIGKDPDLIGGFIIKIGSQVFDASLRGQLRRISVSLSGTL, from the coding sequence GTGAAAGGATCACTAGTTAATGCAGAAATTGCAGAGCCCTATGCTCAAGCTATGATGTCTATTGCCGAATCCCATAAAATCACAAGATTAGTTGAACAAGACTGTAAAACCGTCTTGCAGATTCTGAAAGATTCCTCGGAGCTAAGAGCTTTCATTAGCTCTCCTGTTATTAAAGATGAGGATAAAAAGTCTGTACTAAACAAGATACTTGGGAAAAATACTCATCAATATTTCCGTAATTTTGTGATGCTTCTAATAGAAAAGCGTAGAATCGCTTTACTTGAAGCTACTTGTCAAAGATATATAGATTTGGCAAGAAAATTAACTAACACTGTTCTCGCTAAAGTGACTGTTACAACTGAAATAAGCGAGGAGCAGCGTTCTGCCATTAGCGATAAAATTAAAGGTTTGACTGGGGCTGAATCAGTAGAAATGGAGATAGGTAAGGATCCTGACTTAATTGGAGGATTCATTATCAAAATTGGCTCCCAAGTATTTGATGCTAGTCTTCGAGGTCAGTTACGGCGCATAAGCGTAAGTCTTAGCGGAACCTTATAA
- a CDS encoding F0F1 ATP synthase subunit B → MIDSLLLVAESHAESGPLIGFHFDFLESNIFNLAILVGILVFYGSKIIKDTLAERHNSIALSIQEAEKKQQQAITSLAQEEKRLAQAQIEAERIHKAAQERAVAIKAEILAQNEKDIARLKETAAADLSSEQERVIAQLKKQIAEQAIVKAEEQLKSKVDNNVQQTLINRNIDRLGGS, encoded by the coding sequence ATGATCGATTCTTTATTATTAGTTGCTGAAAGTCACGCTGAAAGTGGCCCCTTAATTGGGTTTCATTTCGATTTTTTGGAAAGTAACATTTTCAATCTAGCCATTCTTGTTGGTATCTTAGTATTTTATGGAAGTAAGATTATAAAAGATACCCTCGCTGAAAGGCACAATTCCATAGCTCTGTCTATTCAAGAAGCTGAAAAGAAACAACAGCAAGCAATTACTTCTTTAGCTCAAGAAGAAAAAAGATTAGCTCAAGCTCAAATTGAAGCAGAAAGAATTCATAAAGCTGCTCAAGAGAGGGCTGTAGCTATTAAAGCTGAAATCTTGGCACAGAACGAAAAAGACATTGCACGTCTTAAGGAAACTGCTGCTGCGGATCTTTCATCTGAGCAAGAACGAGTAATTGCGCAGTTAAAAAAACAAATTGCAGAACAAGCTATTGTTAAAGCAGAGGAGCAATTGAAATCTAAAGTTGATAATAATGTTCAACAAACACTTATTAACCGTAATATTGATCGGTTAGGAGGTTCGTAG
- a CDS encoding F0F1 ATP synthase subunit B' codes for MFDFDATLPVMALQFILLVIILNATFYKPLNEVLDKRADYIRQQEIGGKEHLEKARELAAQYEQQLSETRKKSQEVVISAQSEAKKIASEAIVIAQQEAQIKKEAVAKEIAQQRQDALKVLEKQVDILSHQILEKLLGPKLIK; via the coding sequence ATGTTTGATTTTGACGCAACTTTGCCAGTTATGGCATTGCAATTTATCCTATTAGTAATTATTCTAAACGCCACTTTTTATAAGCCTCTTAATGAGGTACTAGATAAACGAGCTGACTATATCCGTCAGCAAGAAATAGGTGGAAAAGAGCATTTAGAGAAAGCTAGAGAACTGGCTGCCCAGTACGAACAACAATTATCAGAGACAAGAAAGAAGTCTCAAGAGGTTGTTATTTCTGCTCAATCAGAGGCTAAAAAAATTGCCAGTGAAGCAATTGTTATTGCTCAACAAGAAGCCCAAATTAAGAAAGAAGCTGTTGCTAAAGAGATTGCGCAACAGCGCCAAGATGCCCTAAAAGTTCTAGAAAAACAGGTTGACATATTAAGTCATCAAATTTTAGAAAAACTTTTAGGTCCAAAGTTAATCAAGTAA
- the atpE gene encoding ATP synthase F0 subunit C, which yields MDSTIAAASVIAAALAVGLAAIGPGIGQGNASGQAVSGIARQPEAEGKIRGTLLLTLAFMESLTIYGLVISLVLLFANPFI from the coding sequence ATGGATTCTACTATTGCTGCCGCTTCTGTTATCGCTGCTGCCCTAGCTGTTGGTTTAGCTGCTATTGGACCTGGTATAGGTCAGGGTAACGCTTCAGGTCAAGCTGTTTCTGGGATTGCTCGTCAGCCAGAAGCTGAAGGAAAAATTCGTGGAACTCTACTTTTAACTTTAGCTTTTATGGAATCTTTGACCATCTATGGTCTAGTAATTTCTCTTGTTCTCTTATTTGCTAATCCCTTCATTTAG
- the atpB gene encoding F0F1 ATP synthase subunit A has translation MTMLHGLHISNTLSLAALEVGKHWYWEIGNLRLHGQVFLASWFVIALLVIASLSATRNIQRVPSGMQNFMEYVLEFLRDLAKNQLGEKHYRQWLPFIGTLFLFIFVSNWSGALIPWKLIEIPEGELAAPTNDINTTVALALLTSLAYFYAGLSKKGLGYFANYIQPIPILLPIKILEDFTKPLSLSFRLFGNILADELVVGVLVFLVPLLVPLPLMALGLFTSAIQALVFATLAGAYIHEAIESEEEEEH, from the coding sequence ATGACAATGTTACATGGTTTACACATTTCAAACACCTTATCCCTTGCTGCCTTAGAAGTTGGTAAGCACTGGTACTGGGAAATTGGCAATCTGAGGTTACATGGGCAAGTATTTCTTGCTTCCTGGTTTGTCATCGCCCTATTGGTTATTGCATCTTTATCTGCAACTCGTAATATTCAACGAGTTCCTAGTGGGATGCAAAATTTTATGGAGTATGTTTTAGAATTTCTACGAGATTTGGCTAAGAACCAACTCGGAGAAAAACATTATAGACAATGGTTACCCTTCATTGGGACACTGTTTTTGTTTATTTTTGTTTCTAATTGGTCAGGAGCTTTAATTCCATGGAAACTTATAGAAATTCCAGAGGGTGAATTAGCTGCTCCTACTAATGACATTAATACAACTGTTGCATTAGCACTTTTAACTTCCTTAGCTTACTTTTACGCAGGTCTTAGTAAAAAAGGTTTAGGTTATTTTGCTAACTATATTCAGCCTATTCCTATTCTGTTACCTATTAAAATCTTAGAAGACTTTACCAAGCCTCTTTCTTTGAGTTTTCGTCTATTTGGTAATATCTTAGCTGATGAGCTAGTAGTAGGAGTACTTGTATTTCTTGTTCCTCTGCTAGTGCCATTACCATTAATGGCACTAGGACTTTTCACTAGTGCGATTCAAGCTTTAGTATTTGCCACCCTAGCCGGAGCTTATATACATGAAGCAATCGAATCAGAAGAGGAAGAAGAACACTAA
- a CDS encoding ATP synthase subunit I produces the protein MQSTRSISQASDTETIQTDFMKDYYQLQRTLMLLSIVLTIIIFTCVWIFHSLLLALNYLLGALVGIVYLKILAKEVEKVGTSQQKLGKKGLILIAAMIIVASQWQKLYIVPVFLGFLTYKIAIIAYTIQNVMVPAQKSD, from the coding sequence ATGCAATCAACCAGGTCTATTTCTCAAGCTTCTGATACGGAAACAATTCAGACAGATTTTATGAAGGATTACTATCAGTTGCAGCGTACGCTTATGTTGCTAAGTATAGTACTTACAATAATCATCTTCACATGTGTCTGGATATTTCATTCCTTGCTTTTGGCTCTTAATTACTTACTAGGAGCTCTTGTAGGAATCGTTTATCTAAAAATATTAGCGAAAGAAGTAGAGAAAGTTGGAACCTCACAGCAAAAACTAGGTAAAAAAGGATTAATTCTAATTGCAGCTATGATCATCGTGGCTAGTCAATGGCAAAAACTTTACATTGTCCCAGTCTTCTTGGGATTTTTGACTTATAAGATCGCCATAATTGCTTATACCATACAGAATGTAATGGTTCCAGCACAAAAGAGCGATTAA
- a CDS encoding AbrB family transcriptional regulator has translation MTNANSTPLMGKALLQKVKELSHKPRRETAKECGYYSVTKDGQIRVNLTDFYDAVLGAKGVPLEPGSNKDGRGREPTFRVSVHKNGQIVIGSTYTEQMGLKPGDEFEIKLGYKHIHLKQVEVEEKDVT, from the coding sequence ATGACCAATGCAAATTCTACTCCCTTAATGGGAAAAGCCTTACTTCAAAAGGTAAAAGAATTATCACATAAACCTCGAAGAGAAACTGCTAAAGAGTGTGGATACTATTCAGTAACAAAAGACGGACAAATTCGTGTTAATTTAACTGATTTTTACGATGCAGTTTTAGGAGCTAAAGGAGTTCCCTTAGAGCCTGGCTCTAACAAAGATGGACGAGGACGTGAACCTACATTTCGTGTTAGCGTTCACAAAAATGGTCAAATTGTTATTGGTTCTACTTATACCGAACAAATGGGACTAAAACCCGGTGATGAATTTGAGATCAAACTTGGTTATAAACATATTCATCTAAAACAAGTTGAGGTTGAAGAAAAAGATGTTACTTAA
- a CDS encoding CPBP family intramembrane glutamic endopeptidase — MSLIILFKIEEKFNYLKWNFENKAILKKILLPTLSLVLWIGLTEELVFRGLIQTILEDDHNILIAAIICNVVFMLLHLIWEREETIPQLPGLWLMGMVLTEAKWFYGSLGMPWGLHAGWILGISLLESAKLITYTDSAGNYIVGVKQKPLAGIMGILSLLITAIILWCLTMF; from the coding sequence TTGAGTTTAATAATTTTATTTAAAATAGAAGAGAAGTTTAATTATCTAAAATGGAATTTCGAAAATAAAGCTATATTAAAGAAAATCTTATTACCTACTCTAAGTTTAGTTCTATGGATAGGATTGACAGAAGAATTGGTTTTTAGAGGATTGATACAAACAATTTTAGAAGATGATCATAATATATTAATAGCAGCTATTATTTGTAATGTAGTTTTTATGTTACTTCACTTAATTTGGGAAAGAGAAGAAACTATTCCTCAATTACCCGGACTATGGTTAATGGGTATGGTCTTAACAGAAGCAAAATGGTTCTATGGTAGCCTGGGCATGCCTTGGGGATTACATGCAGGATGGATTCTTGGAATATCTTTATTAGAATCTGCAAAATTAATTACATATACAGACTCAGCAGGTAACTATATAGTCGGAGTTAAGCAAAAACCTTTAGCAGGTATTATGGGAATTTTATCTTTGTTGATTACTGCAATAATTTTATGGTGTCTCACCATGTTTTAA
- a CDS encoding metallophosphoesterase, which yields MLIQFYKNFLNIEKITIPITGLPHSLNQVKIIQLSDFHYDGISLSTSLLMKAIQLSNAEKPDLILLTGDYITNSTNSVNKLASQLNLLTSKKGVYAVLGNHDTLHENEKKFITQAFSHVDIKVLCNEIAYPLGEYLPIVGLADYWSQEFNPEAVMQKLSPSQPRLVLSHNPDTASILKKWRVDLQLSGHTHGGQIIIPGFGPCLMLFQKIHKRIPRKLQRYFPLAKYSLSIVKNWKWGLGLHSIGKNKLYVNRGLGTYSPGRFFCSPELTIITLINSID from the coding sequence ATGCTTATTCAATTTTATAAAAATTTTCTCAATATTGAGAAAATTACAATTCCAATTACAGGTTTACCTCATTCTCTAAACCAAGTAAAAATTATCCAATTATCAGATTTTCATTACGATGGAATTTCTCTTTCTACTTCATTACTTATGAAAGCAATCCAACTAAGTAATGCAGAAAAACCAGATCTTATCTTGTTAACAGGAGATTATATTACTAACTCAACTAATTCTGTTAATAAATTGGCTTCACAGCTAAATTTATTAACAAGCAAAAAAGGAGTTTATGCAGTTTTAGGAAACCATGATACTTTACATGAAAACGAGAAAAAATTCATAACACAAGCATTCAGTCATGTAGATATTAAAGTTCTTTGTAATGAAATTGCTTACCCTTTAGGAGAATATTTACCAATAGTAGGATTAGCAGATTATTGGTCGCAAGAATTTAATCCTGAAGCTGTTATGCAAAAATTATCTCCATCACAGCCTCGATTAGTTCTATCCCACAATCCTGATACAGCAAGTATTTTAAAAAAATGGCGTGTTGATTTACAGTTATCAGGGCATACTCATGGCGGACAGATTATCATTCCAGGTTTTGGACCATGTTTAATGTTATTTCAAAAAATACATAAAAGAATTCCTCGTAAGTTACAAAGATATTTTCCTTTAGCTAAATATAGCTTAAGTATTGTAAAAAATTGGAAATGGGGTTTGGGATTGCATAGTATAGGTAAGAATAAACTATATGTAAATCGAGGGTTAGGAACATATTCACCAGGAAGATTTTTCTGTTCTCCAGAACTTACTATAATTACATTAATCAATAGTATTGATTAA
- the pcrA gene encoding DNA helicase PcrA, with amino-acid sequence MTTSADFLSKLNHSQRCAVEHFCGPLLVIAGAGSGKTRALTYRIANLIIYNKVNPESILAVTFTNKAAKEMKDRLDKLLAQEISSKNYKQPFDSLSEFNQKKLLSFIYKKTTKQLWIGTFHSLCARILRYDINKYQDSKKRKWDRNFSIFDESDVQNILKNIILKQFNLDEKTFNPRAIRYAISSAKNLGLSPEEYLKEHSYSKGRVIAEIYDEYQTQLAENNALDFDDLILIPVCLFQDNKSVLGYWHSQFKHILVDEYQDTNRIQYTLIQLLTTNGKINKNSWNWKNRSIFVVGDADQSIYSFRMADFTILLNFQAEFGDGLPDDDTKTMIKLENNYRSTENILVAANNLIYKNSQRIDKTLKATRGKGEKIYCYKADDEHIEAEFVISKIQELISINSELSWKDIAFLYRVNSQSRPFEDILVRKSIPYTIVGGFKFYDRQEIKDSVAYLRLIVNPYDTVSLLRVINSPRRGIGKTTIDLLLKASQELKTSLWEILIDETSVKTLTGKSSKAVLNFVHMIKKLQEKSTELVSTDIFNQVMQKSGYIDDLKRKETEESDNRLENLQELYNAMNQYREENNDPSLQGYLTNASLASDLDNLENENNKVSLMTLHSAKGLEFPVVFLVGLEQGTLPHIRSLNNPLSLEEERRLCYVGITRAQEKLFITYARERSVWGSKETKIVSQFLEEIPQNLIDNHTNIIPEKSSWKKNNSMDNNTKWAVGDHLVHYSFGEGEVTHVLGSEKKVNLAIKFKNLGRKIIDPSTNSVTKIF; translated from the coding sequence ATGACTACTTCTGCCGATTTCCTTTCTAAATTAAATCATTCTCAACGTTGTGCTGTAGAACATTTTTGTGGTCCTCTTCTAGTTATTGCAGGAGCTGGATCAGGTAAAACACGTGCACTTACTTATAGGATCGCAAACTTAATTATTTACAATAAAGTTAATCCTGAATCTATTCTTGCTGTAACGTTTACAAATAAAGCAGCAAAAGAAATGAAAGATCGACTTGATAAGCTGCTTGCTCAAGAAATTTCTTCAAAAAATTATAAACAACCGTTTGATTCTCTGTCAGAATTTAATCAAAAAAAACTACTTTCCTTTATTTATAAAAAAACTACAAAACAATTATGGATAGGTACTTTTCATAGTTTGTGCGCAAGGATTCTGCGTTACGATATCAATAAATATCAAGATAGTAAGAAAAGAAAGTGGGATAGAAATTTTTCTATTTTTGATGAATCTGATGTTCAAAATATTTTAAAAAATATAATCTTAAAACAATTTAATTTAGATGAAAAAACTTTTAATCCTAGAGCAATTCGCTACGCTATAAGTAGTGCTAAAAATTTAGGTTTGTCTCCTGAAGAATATTTAAAAGAGCACTCTTACTCAAAAGGACGCGTTATTGCAGAAATTTATGACGAATATCAAACTCAACTTGCTGAAAATAATGCCCTAGATTTTGATGATTTAATTTTAATTCCAGTATGCTTATTTCAAGATAATAAGTCTGTTTTAGGTTATTGGCATTCTCAGTTTAAGCACATTCTAGTTGACGAATATCAGGATACAAACAGAATTCAATATACGTTAATACAATTATTAACAACAAATGGAAAAATAAATAAGAATAGCTGGAATTGGAAAAATCGGTCCATTTTTGTCGTAGGAGATGCAGATCAATCTATTTATAGTTTTCGGATGGCTGATTTTACAATTTTGCTCAATTTTCAGGCTGAATTTGGAGATGGTTTGCCAGATGACGACACTAAAACTATGATAAAACTGGAAAATAATTATAGATCAACAGAAAATATATTAGTCGCAGCCAATAATCTCATATATAAGAATAGTCAACGTATTGATAAAACTCTTAAAGCAACAAGAGGCAAAGGCGAAAAAATTTATTGTTATAAAGCAGATGACGAACATATAGAAGCAGAGTTTGTCATTAGTAAAATCCAGGAACTAATAAGTATAAATTCTGAATTAAGTTGGAAAGACATTGCTTTTTTGTATAGAGTTAATTCTCAATCTAGACCATTTGAAGATATTTTGGTCCGTAAAAGCATTCCTTATACTATTGTAGGAGGATTTAAATTTTATGATCGTCAAGAAATTAAAGATTCGGTAGCATATTTACGCTTAATTGTTAACCCCTATGATACTGTAAGTCTTTTAAGAGTTATCAACTCTCCTCGTCGTGGTATTGGAAAAACAACTATTGACTTGTTATTAAAAGCCTCTCAAGAACTAAAAACTTCCTTATGGGAAATACTTATTGACGAGACTTCTGTGAAAACTTTAACAGGAAAATCTTCAAAAGCAGTTCTTAATTTTGTACATATGATTAAAAAATTACAAGAAAAATCAACTGAGTTAGTATCTACGGATATTTTTAATCAAGTAATGCAGAAATCAGGATATATAGATGATTTAAAAAGAAAGGAAACAGAAGAGTCAGATAATAGATTAGAAAATCTTCAAGAACTATATAATGCTATGAATCAATATCGAGAGGAAAATAATGATCCTAGTTTACAAGGCTATTTAACTAATGCATCTCTTGCTTCTGATTTAGATAATTTAGAAAATGAAAACAATAAAGTATCTCTTATGACATTACATTCTGCAAAAGGGTTAGAATTTCCTGTTGTTTTTTTAGTAGGCTTGGAACAAGGAACTTTGCCACATATTCGTAGCCTTAATAATCCTCTGTCTTTAGAAGAAGAAAGACGTTTATGCTATGTAGGAATAACTCGTGCACAAGAAAAGTTATTTATAACCTATGCTAGGGAACGATCCGTATGGGGATCAAAAGAAACTAAAATCGTTTCACAGTTTTTGGAGGAAATTCCTCAAAATTTAATAGATAACCATACAAATATAATTCCTGAAAAATCTTCATGGAAAAAGAACAACTCTATGGACAATAATACTAAATGGGCAGTTGGTGACCATTTAGTACACTATAGTTTTGGAGAGGGTGAAGTCACACATGTTTTAGGATCAGAAAAAAAAGTGAATCTAGCTATTAAATTTAAAAATTTGGGAAGAAAAATCATTGATCCTAGTACAAATTCAGTTACTAAAATTTTCTAG
- the trxA gene encoding thioredoxin: protein MSATAQVTDSSFKTDVLESEVPVLVDFWAPWCGPCRMVAPVVDEIAEQYAGQIKVVKLNTDENPNTASQYGIRSIPTLMIFKGGQRVDMVVGAVPKTTLASTLEKYL, encoded by the coding sequence ATGTCAGCTACAGCGCAAGTTACAGATAGTAGTTTCAAAACAGATGTCTTAGAGAGTGAAGTCCCTGTTTTGGTTGATTTTTGGGCACCTTGGTGTGGTCCTTGTCGTATGGTAGCTCCAGTCGTAGACGAAATAGCAGAACAATACGCGGGACAAATAAAAGTAGTTAAGCTTAACACTGATGAAAATCCCAATACAGCTAGTCAATATGGAATCCGCAGTATTCCTACTCTTATGATTTTTAAAGGAGGTCAAAGAGTTGATATGGTTGTAGGTGCTGTTCCTAAAACAACTTTAGCCTCTACTCTCGAAAAATATCTTTAA
- a CDS encoding dihydroorotase: MTTDSLTLLKQIQVLDPVTNTHSIRDILLDKEKILKIDFHIDKISSNTEIINGKDLIFAPGLVDLYSYSQEPGHESRETLENLAASAIAGGFTRVGILPQTIPPVDTLTSLTYLQQRAKEVLPVKLNFWGNLTKDGKGEQMTELRELAINGVLGFTDNQQIESLGMLWRLLEYLKPLEKPIALVPDCFSLKGNGVIREGSSSINYGLNVNPSIAESTAVASILEVVAVTQTPVHLMRISTHRSIELIAWGKSRGIPVTASTTWMHMLLDSEAIASYDPNLRLNPPLGNPEDRTALINGISEGVIDMIAVDHHAYTYEEKTVPFAEAPPGTIGLELALPLLWQELVATKKLSAVQLWKALSSEPRKYLGEPLTSIKEGSPLEFIIFDPNKSWEISLSNLSSLSHNTFWLGHKIKGKVTASFIK, translated from the coding sequence ATGACAACTGATTCCTTAACCTTACTGAAGCAAATTCAAGTTTTAGATCCTGTAACTAATACTCATTCTATTCGCGACATTTTATTAGATAAGGAAAAAATTCTTAAAATAGATTTTCATATAGATAAGATTTCCTCAAATACAGAAATTATTAACGGTAAAGATCTTATTTTTGCTCCAGGATTAGTAGATCTATATAGTTATAGTCAAGAGCCTGGTCATGAATCCAGAGAAACATTAGAAAATTTAGCAGCTTCCGCCATTGCAGGAGGGTTTACTCGTGTTGGTATACTTCCTCAAACTATTCCACCAGTTGATACTTTAACTTCTCTTACCTATTTACAACAACGAGCAAAAGAAGTTTTACCTGTAAAACTAAATTTTTGGGGAAATCTTACAAAAGATGGGAAAGGTGAACAAATGACAGAGTTAAGAGAGTTAGCAATAAATGGGGTACTAGGATTTACAGATAATCAGCAAATAGAAAGTTTAGGTATGTTGTGGCGATTGTTGGAATATCTTAAACCTCTTGAGAAACCTATTGCTCTAGTTCCAGATTGTTTTTCTTTAAAAGGTAACGGAGTAATTAGGGAGGGTTCTTCTTCAATTAATTATGGTCTTAATGTAAACCCTTCTATAGCAGAATCAACAGCAGTTGCATCAATACTAGAAGTAGTAGCTGTGACTCAAACCCCTGTCCATTTAATGAGAATCTCTACTCATCGCTCGATTGAACTAATTGCATGGGGAAAATCAAGAGGTATTCCAGTTACTGCAAGTACAACTTGGATGCATATGTTGTTAGACTCAGAAGCAATTGCTAGTTATGATCCTAATCTAAGATTGAACCCTCCTTTAGGGAATCCAGAAGATCGAACTGCATTAATTAATGGAATTTCAGAAGGTGTGATTGACATGATAGCCGTTGATCACCATGCCTATACTTATGAAGAAAAAACAGTACCTTTTGCGGAAGCTCCTCCAGGAACTATAGGATTAGAATTAGCATTACCCTTACTTTGGCAAGAATTAGTAGCAACTAAAAAATTATCAGCAGTCCAGTTATGGAAGGCACTAAGCAGTGAACCCCGTAAATATTTAGGAGAGCCTTTAACTTCCATCAAAGAAGGTTCTCCTTTAGAATTTATTATTTTTGATCCTAATAAATCTTGGGAAATTTCTCTATCTAACCTTTCCTCTCTAAGTCATAACACTTTTTGGTTAGGACATAAAATAAAAGGGAAAGTAACTGCTAGTTTTATAAAATAA